A segment of the Angustibacter sp. Root456 genome:
CCTGCCACGCGGATGACCACGACCATCGGCTCGACGCCGTCGCCGCGCTCCGACAGGCCGAGACGAGTACGCAGGTCGATGGCCGTGAGCACCTGCCCGCGAAGGTTCACCAAACCTGCCACCGCCGGCGGGGCGAGGGGCACGCGCGTGCGCGGCTGCGACCGCAGCACCTCCTGCACGCGATCGACATCGACCCCGTAGACGTGGCCGTCGAGGGTGAAGGTGGCCAGCTGGGCGCTCACCGGAGCACCTCCAGTTCCGGGGTCGCAGCATTCGGGTGGGACGCGAGGTCGTCGTGGTCGACCGTGAAGAACCGCGGGTCGGCGGCAAGGACCGCGGCGCGCACGTCGAGCAGCTCGACCACGTGGTCGCGGATCACGGCGGAGCCGACGAGCCCTTGGTCGTCGATGTCGCTGCGCACCTGCGTACCGTCGACGATGTCGCGGACCTCCTCGACGACGAGCGCCACGCTGCGCCCGCCGCTGGTGTAGACCACGAGCAGCAGGTGGTCGCCACCGCCCGTCGTCGTGGAGCGCAGGTGGTGGCCGAGACGCAGCAGGGGCAGGATCTCGCCGCGGTACTGGATCACCTCGCGCGACCCGACGCGCTCGACCTTCGAGGCGGCCACCTGCTCCAGGCGGGTCACCATCGACAGCGGGATCGCGACGTCTCGCCCGTCACCCACACCAGCCAGCAGCACCCGCTCGGCGTCCGCGTCGGCCAGCGAGTCGCCGTGCAGCTCCTGGTCGCGCTCGAGGGCGTCCGCGCGCAGCGCGTTCTTCGCCAGGGCCTGGACGTCGAGGATCAACGCCACCTGGCCGTCGCCCAGGATCGTCGCGCCCGAGTAGACGCCGATCGACTTCAGCCGCGTCGACAGCGGCTTGACCACGATCTCCTCGGTGTTGAGCACGCGGTCGACGACGAGCCCGAAGCGGCGCCCGTCCGCCTGCAGCACCGCGATGACGACGTGACCGTCGCTGCGCTCGGACTCCACGCCCAGCACCGACGACAGCCGCACCAGCGGCAGCAGCTGCCCCCGCAGCCGGTAGACCTCGGCCCCGCTCACGGTCTCGACCGCGTGGGCCGCGCGCTCGGCGTCCAGCGTCACCAGCTCCTGCAGGCTGACCTGCGGGATGGCGTACCG
Coding sequences within it:
- a CDS encoding chemotaxis protein CheW — encoded protein: MSAQLATFTLDGHVYGVDVDRVQEVLRSQPRTRVPLAPPAVAGLVNLRGQVLTAIDLRTRLGLSERGDGVEPMVVVIRVAGEPISLLVDSIGDVVDVDPQDFEPPPDTLVDTGRDLVLGVYKLPGRLLLALDPDRAVAV